The following are from one region of the uncultured Fretibacterium sp. genome:
- a CDS encoding sodium-dependent transporter → MWRFPYITGRYGGAAFVLLYLLFLVLLAMPIMVMEFAVGRASRQAVAGSFKVLEPKGGRWSIFGYLAMAGNYILMMFYTTVTGWMLAYTWYAAAGSLEALSPEAIGAYFGAMLGDPWTLSFWLLLTVLIGSAICYIGLQAGVERITKIMMCGLLIIMVALAVRSVTLPGAERGLDFYLKPNFENLVANGLWNSVYAAMGQAFFTLSLGIGSMAIFGSYIGRDRSLTGESVIITTLDTLVAITAGLIIFPACFAYGVSPDAGPGLIFVTLPNMFNHMPQGRLWSALFFLFMSFAAMSTVVAVFEHLIANSMDLLGWSRKKASTFNFFAIFILSLPCVLGFNVWSHVAPLGKGTIILDLEDFIVSNNLLPLGSIVYLLFCTTRYGWGWDNFIAEADAGHGLKFPHALRGYLVYVVPAIMLVIFAFGYYEKFFNFK, encoded by the coding sequence GTGTGGCGCTTCCCCTATATCACGGGGCGATACGGCGGCGCTGCCTTCGTTCTGCTCTACCTGCTCTTCCTGGTCCTTCTGGCGATGCCCATCATGGTCATGGAGTTCGCGGTCGGAAGGGCCTCGCGGCAGGCCGTGGCGGGTTCCTTCAAGGTGCTCGAGCCCAAGGGGGGCCGATGGTCGATCTTCGGCTATCTCGCGATGGCCGGGAACTATATCCTGATGATGTTCTACACCACGGTGACGGGCTGGATGCTGGCCTACACCTGGTATGCCGCGGCGGGCAGCCTGGAGGCGCTCTCGCCCGAGGCGATCGGAGCGTATTTTGGGGCCATGCTGGGCGATCCCTGGACCTTGAGCTTCTGGCTCCTCCTGACGGTCCTGATCGGGTCGGCCATCTGCTACATCGGCCTCCAGGCGGGCGTCGAGCGCATCACCAAGATCATGATGTGCGGGCTCCTGATCATCATGGTCGCCCTGGCCGTCCGGTCCGTGACCCTGCCCGGGGCGGAGAGGGGCCTGGACTTCTACCTGAAGCCGAATTTTGAAAACCTCGTGGCGAACGGGCTTTGGAACAGCGTCTACGCCGCCATGGGGCAGGCGTTCTTTACCCTCAGCCTGGGCATCGGCAGCATGGCGATCTTCGGCAGCTACATCGGACGCGACCGCTCTCTGACGGGCGAATCGGTCATCATCACGACGCTCGATACCCTTGTCGCCATCACGGCGGGCCTGATCATCTTCCCGGCCTGCTTCGCCTACGGCGTCAGCCCGGACGCCGGGCCGGGGCTGATCTTCGTGACGCTGCCCAACATGTTCAACCACATGCCGCAGGGCCGTCTCTGGAGCGCCCTGTTCTTCCTGTTCATGAGCTTCGCGGCCATGTCCACGGTCGTCGCGGTGTTCGAGCACCTCATCGCCAACTCCATGGACCTGCTGGGCTGGAGCCGGAAGAAGGCCAGTACGTTCAACTTCTTCGCCATCTTCATCCTCTCCCTGCCCTGCGTCCTGGGCTTCAACGTCTGGTCGCACGTCGCGCCCCTGGGGAAGGGGACGATCATCCTGGACCTGGAGGACTTCATCGTCAGCAACAACCTGCTGCCCCTGGGCTCCATCGTGTACCTGCTGTTCTGCACCACGCGCTATGGCTGGGGATGGGACAACTTCATCGCCGAGGCCGACGCGGGGCACGGCCTCAAGTTCCCCCATGCGCTGCGCGGCTATCTGGTCTACGTGGTGCCGGCGATCATGCTCGTGATCTTCGCGTTCGGCTATTACGAGAAATTTTTCAATTTCAAATAG